The following coding sequences lie in one Corynebacterium anserum genomic window:
- a CDS encoding CaiB/BaiF CoA transferase family protein yields MGPLDGLVIADFSRVLAGPYATMMLADMGAHVIKIERPGIGDDTRSWGPPFNEQGLSTYFAGVNRNKKTVEIDLSTDEGREQARHIALTADILVENFRPGTMQRMGLDYKSLSKDNKGLIYASLSGFGSGEGADIGGYDLMVQAVGGLMSINGEKDHPVKVGVALVDVLTGLHMGMGILAALNARHATGKGQLIEINLLHTLLSSLANQSSAYVGAGVIGTAMGNTHPSIAPYQVFSTKHGDLAIAAGNDSLFRRTCDVLRMPELVTDERFLTNSDRVAHREELAAIIEDALQEKTAHEWFEDLRRAGIPAGPVNDIQQAFQFAESLGLDPIVEINGMRSVRNPINFSDTPVEYHTAPQKLSNQSFQ; encoded by the coding sequence ATGGGTCCCCTCGACGGTCTCGTCATAGCAGACTTCTCCCGAGTTCTCGCCGGCCCCTACGCCACCATGATGCTGGCAGATATGGGCGCACACGTGATAAAGATCGAGCGACCTGGGATTGGTGATGACACTCGCTCCTGGGGGCCTCCTTTTAATGAACAGGGTCTGTCCACGTACTTTGCTGGCGTCAATAGAAATAAAAAGACGGTGGAGATCGACCTCTCCACAGACGAAGGCCGCGAACAGGCACGGCACATCGCCCTCACCGCAGACATTCTGGTGGAAAACTTCCGCCCCGGGACTATGCAGCGGATGGGACTGGACTATAAGTCTCTCTCCAAGGACAACAAAGGGTTGATCTACGCTTCCCTATCGGGCTTCGGCTCCGGCGAAGGTGCAGACATCGGCGGCTATGACCTCATGGTTCAAGCTGTAGGTGGACTCATGTCCATCAACGGTGAAAAAGATCATCCAGTCAAGGTGGGCGTGGCGCTCGTCGACGTACTCACTGGGCTACACATGGGGATGGGAATCCTTGCAGCACTGAACGCTCGTCACGCTACTGGTAAAGGGCAGCTCATTGAAATTAATCTGCTCCACACATTGCTCTCTTCATTAGCCAACCAGTCCTCGGCTTACGTGGGTGCCGGTGTGATAGGCACAGCGATGGGCAATACTCATCCTTCCATTGCCCCCTACCAGGTTTTCTCTACTAAACATGGAGATCTCGCTATCGCGGCAGGTAATGATTCTCTGTTTCGCCGTACGTGTGATGTTCTCCGTATGCCCGAGCTTGTCACTGACGAACGTTTCCTCACTAACTCGGATCGGGTGGCTCACCGAGAGGAACTCGCCGCCATTATCGAAGACGCACTGCAAGAGAAAACCGCGCACGAATGGTTTGAGGATCTCCGAAGAGCCGGCATCCCCGCCGGCCCAGTTAACGACATCCAGCAGGCGTTTCAGTTTGCGGAATCACTTGGTTTAGACCCCATCGTGGAGATCAACGGAATGCGCAGCGTGCGTAACCCCATCAATTTCTCTGACACCCCCGTGGAATATCACACGGCGCCGCAGAAGTTGAGCAACCAGTCCTTTCAATAA
- a CDS encoding IclR family transcriptional regulator translates to MSPQHASSDELVVHRFPFPEEANTGRPRHRTVDRIADILEHVARSPQPQGLTDIAKAIGAPVSSTQSLVNGLVAAGYLEETNKAFRMGLAPYLLSTLAGSRPVDQVTHEMLEAIVEETGYIVVLAALVGDNVYYLDYACSDPKFEYLAQNRLQRPPLETSAGWAILSGLGDDQVWGILAASKSSQETINKFQRWYPHMKETGECIAPGVALNGADGVAVAVEKQGTVVASVSVIASPEEIEKDSETIIEVLRRHRKKWNR, encoded by the coding sequence ATGTCGCCACAGCATGCTTCATCAGATGAATTGGTAGTTCACCGCTTTCCCTTCCCAGAGGAAGCGAATACGGGGCGCCCGCGTCATCGAACCGTTGACCGCATAGCAGACATTCTTGAGCACGTGGCCCGTAGCCCCCAGCCGCAAGGGCTGACCGATATCGCCAAAGCGATTGGTGCGCCCGTCAGTTCCACGCAGTCTCTGGTTAATGGGTTAGTTGCGGCGGGGTATCTCGAAGAAACAAACAAGGCCTTCCGTATGGGGTTGGCTCCGTATCTACTGAGCACCCTGGCGGGAAGTCGCCCAGTGGATCAAGTAACGCATGAGATGCTGGAGGCAATCGTCGAAGAAACCGGATACATCGTTGTGCTGGCAGCGCTAGTTGGCGACAACGTCTACTACCTTGACTACGCGTGCTCCGACCCGAAATTCGAGTATCTTGCTCAAAATCGCCTACAGCGTCCGCCCTTGGAAACTTCCGCAGGTTGGGCAATTTTGTCAGGATTAGGGGACGACCAGGTCTGGGGAATCCTGGCTGCGTCGAAGAGCTCACAAGAAACAATAAATAAGTTTCAGCGGTGGTACCCGCACATGAAAGAAACGGGTGAATGTATCGCGCCGGGGGTTGCTTTGAACGGCGCCGACGGTGTGGCTGTAGCGGTAGAGAAGCAGGGAACGGTAGTGGCCTCGGTATCGGTGATTGCATCGCCGGAAGAAATTGAGAAAGACTCTGAGACAATCATCGAGGTGCTTCGCCGTCATAGAAAGAAGTGGAATCGCTGA
- a CDS encoding acyl-CoA dehydrogenase family protein, producing MPSSPLDLTNFSSLLTEEERMLQEAMSDFATQTLKPHIQDWFDSATLPAKELGPQFGQLGALGMHLEGYGCPGASAVAYGLACMEIEAVDSGLRSFVSVQGSLAMFAIHHWGSDEQKEKYLPKMAAGEYLGCFGLTEPDAGSDPASMKTRAVKDGDEWILNGTKMWITNSPVADVAVVWARTEDGYAGFILEPDMEGFSAPEIHKKLSLRASITGEIVLDNCRVPDSHRLPKVNSLRGPLTCLNEARYGIIWGALGAARDCLVTTIDYTQTREVFGKSLSNFQLTQAKLANMAVELNKSTLLALQLGRLKDKGELAPHQVSVGKLNSTRIALDIARECRTLLGASGITLEYSPLRHANNLESVLTYEGTAEMHQLIIGQALTGTSAFR from the coding sequence ATGCCTAGCTCCCCACTGGATCTCACGAACTTCTCCTCCCTCCTCACAGAGGAGGAACGCATGCTCCAAGAAGCTATGTCGGACTTCGCTACTCAAACCCTGAAACCTCACATTCAAGATTGGTTCGATAGCGCTACCCTCCCGGCCAAAGAACTCGGCCCACAATTTGGCCAACTCGGTGCCCTAGGAATGCACCTCGAAGGTTACGGATGCCCCGGTGCGTCTGCCGTGGCATACGGACTTGCCTGCATGGAAATCGAGGCAGTCGATTCCGGTTTGCGTTCCTTCGTTTCAGTACAGGGCTCCCTGGCAATGTTCGCCATCCATCACTGGGGTTCTGACGAGCAGAAGGAAAAATACCTGCCAAAAATGGCAGCTGGCGAATATCTAGGCTGCTTTGGTCTCACTGAACCGGATGCTGGATCCGACCCAGCGTCCATGAAGACACGCGCTGTGAAAGACGGAGATGAGTGGATCCTCAATGGCACAAAAATGTGGATCACCAACTCCCCCGTTGCTGACGTCGCTGTGGTGTGGGCACGCACAGAAGACGGCTACGCAGGATTCATCCTTGAGCCAGATATGGAAGGGTTCTCTGCACCTGAAATCCACAAGAAACTATCCTTGCGCGCATCCATCACCGGTGAAATCGTCCTCGATAACTGTCGCGTACCGGACTCCCACCGACTACCGAAAGTGAACTCCCTACGTGGTCCGCTGACCTGCCTCAACGAGGCTCGCTATGGCATCATCTGGGGAGCGCTGGGAGCAGCCCGTGACTGCTTGGTCACCACCATTGACTACACCCAGACCCGTGAAGTTTTCGGGAAGTCTCTTTCCAACTTCCAGCTAACGCAGGCAAAACTGGCCAACATGGCCGTCGAGCTCAACAAGTCTACTCTTCTTGCCCTCCAGCTGGGACGGTTGAAAGACAAAGGAGAACTGGCTCCTCACCAAGTATCCGTAGGCAAACTCAATTCCACGCGCATAGCTCTCGACATCGCTCGTGAGTGCCGCACTCTCCTGGGAGCATCCGGCATCACCCTCGAATACTCTCCACTGCGCCATGCCAACAATCTCGAGTCAGTCTTGACCTATGAAGGCACAGCTGAAATGCATCAGCTCATCATCGGCCAAGCACTTACCGGCACATCCGCTTTCCGCTAA
- a CDS encoding TRAP transporter large permease — protein MLALLIISLLIGLIILRTPVSFAIFGSAIVGLIFLEGPELAVATMETSPFAAVRSNSLSAVPLFVLMAQLMLMSGLLDSLFDAARSVIGRIPGGTAIASVGAGTAFAAVSGSSTAAAATLAQTSSTRMIREGYHKKTATGLVAVVGTLAAMIPPSIILVFYAITAEAPVGDVLIAGFFPGLLVALSLIVVMYLGFLRDRQSAPKGESYSWKQKATYIAQSSPLLLIFIAVIGSIFFGIATPTEAAALGVLAAVILVIARGKWNTKQIGQAILDTVKTTGMIFAIVMSAHVLGHFLTETRVTPTLVSAIGGSSLNPFVIMLLIAAVYVVLGFFMDQIAIIALTVPVTLPIVESLGYDPVWFGIFIVLLAETGMVTPPMGLNVFVVSKAVRINPIVVFRGSFPYVLAMLVIALAFLIWPELVLWVPAMGKQ, from the coding sequence CCACCATGGAGACCTCTCCTTTTGCTGCAGTTCGTTCTAATTCTCTTTCCGCCGTACCGTTGTTTGTCTTGATGGCCCAGCTGATGTTGATGTCCGGCCTTTTGGACTCTCTATTCGACGCTGCTCGTTCCGTGATTGGGCGCATCCCCGGCGGCACCGCAATTGCTTCAGTAGGAGCGGGAACTGCCTTCGCCGCTGTGTCAGGCTCGTCCACCGCTGCGGCAGCAACGCTGGCTCAGACTTCCTCCACCAGGATGATCCGCGAAGGTTACCATAAGAAAACTGCAACTGGCTTGGTAGCAGTGGTCGGAACTCTGGCTGCAATGATTCCGCCATCGATCATTCTGGTGTTTTATGCAATCACAGCTGAAGCGCCCGTTGGCGATGTTCTCATTGCTGGCTTCTTCCCAGGTCTTCTGGTTGCTCTCAGCCTGATTGTGGTGATGTACCTCGGTTTTCTGCGCGACCGGCAATCGGCACCAAAAGGGGAGTCCTACTCTTGGAAGCAGAAAGCCACCTATATCGCGCAGTCTTCCCCTCTACTACTGATCTTCATTGCGGTGATTGGCTCCATATTCTTCGGCATTGCGACACCAACCGAAGCTGCGGCCCTAGGAGTTTTAGCTGCAGTCATCCTGGTTATAGCCAGAGGGAAATGGAACACCAAGCAAATTGGTCAGGCTATCTTGGATACTGTTAAGACCACGGGAATGATTTTTGCGATAGTCATGTCCGCACATGTTTTGGGTCATTTTTTAACCGAAACCCGCGTCACACCGACTCTCGTGAGCGCAATAGGTGGATCATCACTCAATCCGTTCGTCATCATGCTGCTAATTGCTGCGGTCTACGTGGTACTGGGTTTCTTTATGGACCAGATAGCCATCATTGCCCTCACCGTTCCCGTTACGCTACCGATCGTCGAATCTCTGGGCTACGACCCTGTTTGGTTCGGCATATTCATCGTGCTACTTGCAGAAACTGGAATGGTTACGCCGCCAATGGGGCTGAATGTGTTCGTGGTCTCCAAAGCAGTGCGCATTAACCCCATCGTTGTATTCAGGGGCTCCTTCCCTTACGTCCTGGCTATGTTGGTCATTGCACTTGCTTTTCTCATATGGCCTGAATTGGTTCTCTGGGTTCCTGCAATGGGGAAACAATAA